Proteins encoded within one genomic window of Tidjanibacter massiliensis:
- a CDS encoding type III PLP-dependent enzyme domain-containing protein has protein sequence MKNKYIDLIEQTFEFPQDEFTVEDNELYFHEVPLMDIIKQYGTPLKISYLPKISQQINRAKRMFNVAMAKVDYKGSYNYCYCTKSSHFSFVLEEALKNEINLETSSAYDIHIINALYESGLINKDIYIVCNGFKRPQYVENIANLINSGFTNTIPVIDNKQELDLLDIIEKPCQIGIRIAAEEEPKFDFYTSRLGIRYNDIIPYYKERIKNNKKVKLKMLHFFINTGIKDTAYYWNELHKCIQVYCELKKLAPELDSLNIGGGFPIKNSLAFDYDYEYMTEEIVAQIKNVCNANGVEEPNIFTEFGSFTVGESGAALFSIINQKQQNDRESWYMIDSSFMTTLPDIWGINQRYPLLAINNWDKEYQRVFLGGLSCDSEDYYSGEAHSNAVFLPKLTPGETQYIGFFHTGAYQESLGGFGGIQHCLIPAPKHIIIDRDKGDNEYYTRLFAKEQSYRSMMRILGY, from the coding sequence ATGAAAAACAAGTACATCGACCTTATCGAACAGACGTTCGAGTTCCCACAGGATGAATTTACGGTGGAGGATAACGAACTCTACTTCCACGAAGTCCCTCTGATGGATATTATCAAGCAGTATGGGACGCCGCTGAAAATCTCCTATCTGCCGAAGATATCGCAGCAGATAAACCGTGCCAAGCGCATGTTCAACGTGGCGATGGCCAAGGTCGATTACAAGGGTTCCTACAATTACTGTTACTGTACGAAAAGTTCGCATTTCTCTTTCGTGCTGGAAGAGGCCCTGAAGAATGAGATAAATCTCGAGACATCGTCGGCCTACGACATCCATATCATCAATGCGCTTTATGAGAGCGGATTGATTAACAAGGACATTTACATCGTGTGCAACGGGTTCAAGCGTCCGCAGTATGTGGAGAACATCGCCAACCTGATAAACAGCGGTTTCACCAATACCATTCCGGTGATAGACAACAAGCAGGAGCTCGACCTGTTGGACATCATCGAGAAGCCGTGTCAGATAGGAATCCGCATCGCGGCGGAGGAGGAACCGAAGTTCGATTTCTACACCTCGCGCCTCGGTATCCGCTACAACGATATCATACCTTATTATAAGGAACGGATAAAGAACAACAAGAAGGTGAAGCTCAAGATGCTCCACTTCTTCATCAATACCGGTATCAAGGATACGGCCTACTATTGGAACGAGCTGCACAAGTGCATCCAGGTCTACTGCGAACTGAAGAAACTTGCGCCGGAACTCGATTCGCTGAACATAGGCGGCGGTTTCCCGATAAAGAATTCGCTCGCCTTCGACTACGATTACGAGTATATGACCGAGGAGATTGTGGCGCAGATTAAGAATGTCTGCAATGCCAACGGGGTGGAGGAGCCGAATATCTTTACCGAGTTCGGTTCGTTCACGGTAGGCGAGAGCGGTGCCGCTCTCTTCTCCATCATCAATCAGAAGCAGCAGAACGACCGGGAGAGCTGGTACATGATTGACAGCTCTTTCATGACGACGCTGCCGGACATCTGGGGCATCAACCAGCGTTATCCGCTGCTCGCCATCAATAATTGGGACAAGGAATACCAGCGGGTATTCCTTGGCGGGCTTTCGTGCGACAGCGAGGACTATTACAGCGGCGAAGCCCACTCCAATGCCGTCTTCCTTCCGAAGCTCACACCCGGTGAGACGCAGTATATCGGTTTCTTCCATACGGGGGCTTATCAGGAGTCGCTCGGCGGCTTCGGCGGCATCCAACACTGTCTGATACCTGCACCCAAGCATATCATCATCGACCGCGACAAGGGTGATAATGAATATTATACCCGCCTCTTTGCCAAGGAGCAGAGCTACCGTTCGATGATGAGGATACTCGGATACTGA
- a CDS encoding sigma-54 interaction domain-containing protein, with translation MDLIAVKQRFGIIGSSEAMDRALEIALRVAPTDLSVLVTGESGVGKEFFPQVIHAYSARKHNKYIAVNCGAIPEGTIDSELFGHEKGSFTGATESRKGYFEEADGGTIFLDEVAELPHSTQVRLLRVLQTGEFIRVGSSKTQKTNVRVVAATNINLQTAIKEGRFREDLYYRLNTVPIYVPALRERKEDIYTLFRKFASDVAIQYRMPPITLDAQARTMLENYYWRGNIRQLKNVAEQISAIEESRVITAEVLKKYLPDDGSQTTVPVYVGGQHAQSGDFERELLYKMLFDMRTEMSDIKGMLHELLSGRSTPEQAERIAGFLQAANIIPASQEQTQAPNYAESEEVTEPEKELTKEEVLRNAIVKALRKHNGRRKEAAKDLFISERTLYRKIKELGINEY, from the coding sequence ATGGACCTTATTGCTGTAAAACAGCGTTTCGGCATCATAGGCAGCAGCGAAGCCATGGACAGGGCTCTGGAAATAGCCTTGCGCGTGGCACCGACCGACCTTTCGGTACTCGTAACGGGAGAGAGCGGCGTGGGAAAGGAGTTCTTCCCGCAGGTCATACACGCCTACAGCGCCAGGAAACACAACAAATACATCGCCGTGAACTGCGGTGCCATACCGGAAGGCACAATAGATTCGGAACTGTTCGGCCATGAAAAAGGTTCCTTCACGGGTGCGACGGAGTCCCGCAAGGGATACTTCGAAGAGGCCGACGGAGGTACGATATTTCTCGACGAGGTAGCCGAACTTCCCCACTCCACCCAGGTGCGCCTGCTGCGCGTACTCCAAACGGGAGAGTTCATCCGTGTCGGTTCGTCGAAGACGCAGAAGACGAACGTACGCGTCGTGGCGGCGACCAACATCAACCTGCAGACGGCCATCAAGGAGGGACGCTTCCGGGAAGACCTCTATTACCGGCTCAACACGGTACCGATATATGTTCCCGCCCTGCGCGAACGCAAGGAGGATATCTACACCCTGTTCCGTAAATTCGCCTCCGATGTCGCCATCCAGTACCGCATGCCCCCGATAACGCTGGACGCACAGGCGCGGACGATGCTCGAAAACTACTACTGGAGGGGCAACATACGCCAGCTGAAGAATGTGGCCGAACAGATATCCGCCATCGAAGAGTCGCGCGTGATTACCGCCGAGGTGCTGAAGAAATACCTGCCGGACGACGGCAGTCAGACGACTGTCCCGGTCTACGTAGGCGGACAGCATGCCCAGTCGGGCGATTTTGAACGGGAACTGCTCTACAAAATGCTGTTCGACATGCGGACCGAGATGTCCGACATCAAGGGAATGCTGCACGAACTCCTCTCCGGCCGAAGCACCCCCGAGCAGGCCGAGCGTATCGCGGGCTTCCTTCAGGCGGCCAACATCATTCCAGCCTCGCAGGAACAGACGCAGGCCCCGAACTATGCCGAAAGCGAGGAGGTGACCGAACCGGAAAAAGAACTCACCAAGGAGGAGGTACTCCGCAACGCCATCGTCAAGGCTTTGCGCAAACACAACGGACGCCGCAAAGAGGCCGCGAAAGACCTCTTCATATCCGAACGGACACTGTACAGGAAAATCAAAGAATTAGGCATCAATGAATATTAG
- a CDS encoding DUF4465 domain-containing protein, with the protein MMKKRIMIVALAGAVLAGCSEDFMSEAVLQPEVPTVRLAVDHAETRASLDGVSVSWEAGDKISVNGTTYTLQGSESEGWYVDVAEAASYEAVYPASAVRSDGLLMLPAVQHYTAGSFDAAAHLMTASAQSVGEGLQFRNQCALLKLSLTGAATVERIVLTGNNGEYLAGPGERNDTAGMVPDQTSMEAVRWIRLDFDEGAALTSEPLVCYLVVPVQEFAKGFSLEIHTSDGMMMEQSTASLQRLVRSGILSMPAFEVKGTMRVLTFEDEDARFEAYTISGCGKTVATWSELIDSPQYGGPLTYNDFAITGYKWHDAGNTELASEIIDGGPFWNGGHVLSNYFAADFKGLTYTEQLTVSTGTTGAAGHGGSANFCVQNGYVDETSYKTVLPSFYFADGKARVVDHMYVVNTCYTLNSLYYGDSFAKPATADSWFKIVAYGYDADGRTTGSTECFLCNGSANIVEEWTKFDLSVLGSVTKIEFNIMGSSDLCGDYGLNTPAYFAYDDVAVRFE; encoded by the coding sequence ATGATGAAAAAGAGAATCATGATAGTTGCGCTCGCAGGCGCGGTACTTGCGGGCTGTTCCGAAGATTTCATGTCGGAAGCGGTATTGCAGCCTGAAGTTCCTACCGTGCGGCTGGCGGTAGATCATGCCGAGACACGCGCATCGCTCGATGGAGTCTCCGTATCGTGGGAAGCCGGGGATAAAATCAGTGTGAACGGGACGACCTATACCCTGCAGGGGAGCGAATCGGAAGGTTGGTATGTCGATGTGGCGGAGGCTGCCTCTTACGAAGCCGTTTATCCGGCCTCGGCGGTGCGGTCGGACGGTTTGTTGATGCTTCCTGCCGTCCAGCACTATACGGCCGGTTCGTTCGATGCGGCGGCGCATCTGATGACCGCTTCGGCGCAGTCGGTCGGCGAAGGGTTGCAGTTCAGGAATCAGTGTGCCCTGCTGAAACTCTCCCTCACGGGGGCAGCGACGGTGGAGCGTATCGTGCTGACCGGCAATAACGGCGAATATCTGGCCGGACCGGGCGAGAGGAACGATACGGCGGGCATGGTACCCGACCAGACTTCGATGGAAGCCGTGCGGTGGATACGTCTCGATTTCGACGAAGGAGCGGCGCTTACTTCCGAACCGCTGGTATGTTATCTGGTCGTGCCCGTGCAGGAATTTGCGAAGGGGTTCTCGCTCGAAATCCATACTTCCGACGGAATGATGATGGAGCAGAGTACCGCCTCGTTGCAGCGGTTGGTTCGTTCGGGTATCCTGTCGATGCCCGCCTTCGAGGTGAAGGGGACGATGCGTGTACTTACTTTCGAGGATGAAGACGCTCGTTTCGAAGCCTATACCATTTCCGGTTGCGGAAAAACCGTTGCGACTTGGAGTGAATTGATTGATTCACCGCAATATGGCGGTCCACTGACCTACAACGATTTTGCAATTACGGGGTATAAATGGCACGATGCGGGCAATACGGAGCTGGCGTCGGAGATTATTGACGGAGGGCCTTTCTGGAACGGAGGACACGTGCTCTCGAATTATTTTGCGGCCGATTTCAAAGGGTTGACCTATACGGAACAACTGACCGTTTCGACCGGAACGACCGGGGCGGCAGGTCATGGCGGTTCGGCTAACTTCTGTGTACAGAACGGATATGTAGATGAAACGTCGTATAAAACCGTCCTTCCGTCGTTCTACTTTGCCGACGGCAAGGCCCGGGTTGTCGACCACATGTACGTCGTGAATACCTGCTATACACTCAATTCGCTCTATTACGGCGACTCTTTCGCTAAGCCGGCAACCGCGGATTCGTGGTTTAAAATCGTCGCTTACGGCTACGATGCGGATGGCCGGACGACCGGTTCCACCGAATGCTTCCTGTGTAATGGTTCAGCCAATATCGTCGAAGAGTGGACCAAATTCGATTTGTCGGTATTGGGCTCTGTCACGAAGATAGAGTTCAATATCATGGGCAGTTCCGACCTTTGCGGAGACTACGGATTGAATACGCCTGCCTACTTCGCTTACGACGACGTGGCGGTACGGTTCGAATAA
- a CDS encoding DUF5689 domain-containing protein, which yields MKKIFVCILSGVLTVACGYDRFGTLGPGDLEGSGTLPDADLALLREHFYGDPFVVQEDLTVGGYVVSDDRAGNFFRSFIIDDGSGAVEIRAGFYDLHAYCQRGRRIVIHARGLAVGMYNGVVQLGAGVNDWSAYRVEEFGSRVLLDRCMERDTLFREVPPLEPGIGGLEERYCGRLVRIAEVCRSGGPVTWADAGAESGMPATGTVWFRDAAGDSVAVVTSGYASFAGDTVPAGRVTLTGILMYGKFGGTREVFALKLRDGNDVEM from the coding sequence ATGAAAAAGATTTTCGTATGTATTCTGTCTGGAGTGCTGACCGTTGCTTGTGGCTACGACCGTTTCGGTACGCTCGGCCCCGGCGACCTGGAGGGGAGCGGTACGCTTCCCGATGCCGACCTCGCCCTGCTTCGTGAACATTTTTACGGCGACCCCTTTGTGGTGCAGGAGGATTTGACGGTTGGCGGTTATGTGGTGTCCGACGACCGGGCCGGGAATTTCTTCCGTAGTTTCATTATCGACGACGGAAGCGGTGCCGTCGAGATACGGGCCGGATTTTACGACCTGCATGCCTATTGTCAGCGCGGCCGCCGGATAGTTATCCATGCCCGTGGGCTGGCGGTGGGGATGTACAACGGCGTGGTGCAGCTCGGGGCGGGCGTGAACGACTGGTCGGCCTATCGGGTGGAGGAGTTCGGTTCACGTGTGCTGCTCGACCGCTGCATGGAGCGCGATACGCTTTTCCGGGAAGTACCTCCGCTGGAGCCCGGTATCGGCGGGCTGGAGGAGCGGTATTGCGGTCGTCTTGTCCGGATAGCGGAGGTCTGCCGCTCGGGCGGACCGGTGACGTGGGCGGATGCGGGGGCCGAGTCGGGGATGCCGGCCACGGGAACGGTCTGGTTCCGGGATGCTGCCGGGGATTCGGTGGCGGTCGTGACGAGCGGTTACGCTTCGTTTGCAGGGGATACCGTTCCGGCCGGGCGGGTGACCCTGACGGGAATATTGATGTATGGAAAATTCGGCGGGACGCGCGAGGTCTTCGCCCTGAAGTTGAGGGACGGGAATGATGTGGAGATGTAG
- the obgE gene encoding GTPase ObgE, which yields MASSNFVDYVKIFARSGAGGAGSAHFRREKFVAFGGPDGGDGGRGGSVVLRGNSQYWTLIHLKYQRHVFAKDGEAGSGARSSGKSGEDAVIPVPLGTVARNADTGEIVGEVTEDGQELVLLPGGRGGLGNWHFKTSTNQAPRYAQPGEPRQEGAFILELKVLADVGLVGFPNAGKSTLLSVVSAAKPKIADYAFTTLEPNLGIVEVRDGRSFVMADIPGIIEGAHEGRGLGTRFLRHIERNSILLFMIPATSENLRNEYGILLNELTQYNPELLDKERLLAVTKCDTAGEEELAALREQLPEGIRTVFISSVSGYNIPQLKDALWETLRHTNDRKP from the coding sequence ATGGCATCATCGAACTTCGTAGATTACGTCAAGATATTCGCCCGTTCGGGGGCGGGAGGGGCCGGTTCGGCTCATTTCAGGCGCGAAAAATTCGTCGCTTTCGGCGGGCCCGACGGCGGCGACGGCGGACGGGGCGGCAGCGTCGTCCTGCGCGGCAACAGCCAGTACTGGACGTTGATACACCTGAAATACCAGCGGCACGTATTCGCCAAGGACGGTGAAGCGGGTTCCGGCGCCCGCTCTTCGGGAAAGAGCGGCGAAGATGCCGTGATACCCGTACCGCTCGGCACCGTGGCCCGCAACGCCGACACCGGCGAAATCGTAGGCGAAGTGACGGAAGACGGTCAGGAACTCGTCCTGCTCCCCGGCGGACGGGGCGGTCTGGGCAACTGGCACTTCAAGACATCGACCAACCAGGCGCCGCGCTACGCTCAACCGGGCGAACCCCGACAGGAAGGGGCGTTCATTCTGGAACTGAAGGTACTCGCCGACGTGGGGCTGGTCGGATTCCCGAATGCCGGCAAATCCACGCTGCTCTCCGTAGTATCGGCCGCGAAACCCAAGATAGCCGACTACGCCTTCACCACACTGGAACCCAATCTCGGCATCGTGGAGGTACGTGACGGCCGTTCGTTCGTGATGGCCGACATTCCCGGCATCATCGAAGGGGCCCACGAGGGGCGCGGACTGGGCACACGCTTCCTCCGCCACATCGAACGCAATTCCATCCTGCTCTTCATGATTCCGGCCACGAGCGAGAACCTGCGCAACGAATACGGCATCCTGCTCAACGAACTGACGCAGTACAATCCCGAACTGCTCGACAAGGAGCGCCTGCTGGCCGTCACCAAATGCGACACGGCAGGAGAAGAAGAGTTGGCAGCGCTTCGGGAACAACTGCCGGAAGGGATACGCACCGTTTTCATCTCCTCAGTCAGCGGCTATAACATCCCCCAGCTCAAAGATGCACTGTGGGAAACCCTGCGGCACACCAACGACCGCAAGCCCTGA
- a CDS encoding DUF5689 domain-containing protein, with protein MMWRCSWPAVAAVLLLSGCSYPERGRVPEEEEGGAASSVVTVEYLKSHYRGYPYTFTESYRIRGCVVSSDRSGNYYKTLAVLDGSGAIELKLDSERLFETYAMGCLVDVSCNGLTLGAYGGCLQLGTAPSQGYETGYVDEADIPAVVRIVGMAEEAVEPQAREIAALRPEDVGRFVSFDGVQFVAGGRAAWCDRDADDASGFADTDRYVVDRSGNLLAVRTSRRAGFASWPLPAGSGRIEGMLSVFDGHYRLRVIRPDLLYSDMAGGRV; from the coding sequence ATGATGTGGAGATGTAGCTGGCCGGCGGTGGCCGCCGTGCTGCTCCTGAGCGGATGCAGCTATCCGGAAAGAGGCCGGGTACCGGAGGAGGAAGAGGGCGGTGCGGCCTCTTCGGTCGTGACGGTGGAGTACCTGAAATCGCATTATCGGGGATACCCCTATACGTTTACGGAGAGTTACCGTATCCGGGGCTGTGTGGTGAGCAGCGACCGGTCGGGCAATTATTACAAGACACTCGCCGTGCTGGACGGGAGCGGAGCCATAGAGCTGAAGCTCGACAGCGAGCGGCTGTTCGAAACCTATGCCATGGGGTGTCTGGTGGATGTGTCGTGTAACGGACTGACGTTGGGCGCGTATGGCGGCTGCCTTCAGTTGGGGACGGCTCCGTCGCAGGGGTATGAAACGGGATATGTGGACGAGGCGGATATTCCGGCGGTGGTGCGTATCGTAGGAATGGCCGAGGAGGCGGTAGAGCCGCAGGCGCGGGAGATTGCCGCCTTGCGGCCGGAGGATGTCGGCCGGTTCGTTTCGTTTGACGGGGTACAGTTCGTGGCGGGAGGCCGTGCGGCGTGGTGCGACCGGGATGCGGACGATGCGTCGGGGTTTGCCGATACCGACCGGTATGTGGTGGACCGGTCGGGGAATCTGCTCGCTGTCCGTACATCGCGCCGTGCCGGTTTCGCTTCGTGGCCGCTTCCGGCCGGAAGCGGTAGGATAGAGGGGATGCTCTCTGTCTTTGACGGACACTACCGGTTGCGCGTTATCCGTCCCGACCTGCTCTATTCCGATATGGCGGGGGGACGGGTTTGA
- the lysA gene encoding diaminopimelate decarboxylase translates to MLSREVKERLREYETPFYLYDMELLRRTVECALREADRYGYRLHYAMKANNDRRIMEFIASCGMGADCVSGNEVRRAIETGFAPKDIVYAGVGKKDSEIIYALRQGIFAFNCESKNELVVIDALARELGVVADVALRINPDIDPHTHSYITTGLSENKFGISPREITDVVGMLGDLRNIDIMGLHFHIGSQITDLGVFAELCRKVNASYRWFTEEGFRITDVNVGGGLGVDYDVPEMHPVPDFAAYFAVFAQGLDLPASVGVHFELGRSLVAQCGELISTVLFTKVSGLGDDIALIDASMTELLRPALYHSRHAIENLTGTGPERAYTIGGTVCESSDIFARDLSLPELRRGDLLSIKTAGAYGAAMASRYNLHDLPQAVFSDEL, encoded by the coding sequence ATGCTGAGTAGGGAGGTAAAGGAGCGGCTCAGGGAGTATGAGACTCCCTTTTATCTGTACGACATGGAGCTGCTGCGTCGGACGGTGGAGTGTGCGTTGCGTGAGGCCGACCGTTACGGATATCGGCTGCACTATGCCATGAAGGCCAACAACGACCGCCGTATCATGGAGTTCATCGCTTCGTGCGGCATGGGGGCCGACTGCGTGAGCGGCAACGAGGTGCGCCGGGCCATAGAGACGGGCTTCGCCCCGAAGGACATCGTCTATGCCGGTGTGGGGAAAAAGGACAGCGAGATAATCTATGCGCTGCGGCAGGGTATATTCGCCTTTAACTGCGAATCGAAAAACGAACTCGTCGTGATAGATGCGCTTGCACGGGAACTCGGCGTGGTCGCCGACGTGGCGCTGCGGATAAATCCCGACATCGACCCCCACACCCACAGTTATATTACTACGGGCCTTTCGGAGAACAAGTTCGGAATCTCGCCCCGGGAGATAACGGATGTGGTGGGAATGCTGGGCGACCTGCGCAACATCGACATCATGGGACTGCATTTCCATATCGGTTCCCAGATAACCGACCTGGGGGTCTTCGCGGAGCTTTGTCGGAAGGTCAATGCTTCCTACCGGTGGTTTACCGAGGAGGGGTTCCGCATCACCGACGTGAATGTGGGCGGCGGACTCGGTGTGGATTACGATGTTCCCGAGATGCATCCCGTTCCGGATTTTGCGGCCTATTTCGCCGTTTTCGCGCAGGGCCTCGACCTGCCCGCGTCGGTCGGGGTACACTTCGAGCTCGGACGCTCGCTCGTGGCACAATGCGGCGAACTCATCTCCACGGTACTCTTTACGAAGGTGAGCGGTCTGGGGGACGACATCGCCCTGATAGATGCGAGCATGACCGAACTCCTCCGGCCGGCCCTCTACCACTCCCGCCATGCGATAGAGAACCTGACCGGTACGGGGCCGGAGCGTGCCTATACGATAGGGGGAACGGTGTGCGAGTCATCGGATATCTTCGCCCGCGACCTCTCCCTGCCCGAACTCAGGCGCGGCGACCTGCTTTCGATAAAGACGGCCGGAGCTTACGGTGCCGCAATGGCCTCGCGCTACAATCTGCACGACCTGCCGCAGGCGGTCTTCAGCGACGAGTTGTGA
- a CDS encoding aspartate kinase, translated as MIKVLKFGGTSVGSAANMRRVADIIVREGASVTVLSAMSGTTDTLQRIASFAAAGGCEEEIALLLAGLKRKYVRCAGELLSDGYADASAAVERTMERVAAEAAAYAGEVSQRTIIAQGELLTTALFTLYMKERGCRAELLHAPAFMYGGEVRVDGGVLRQSVADAARGVYYITQGFICTGPDGRLDNLGRGGSDYSAALIGAALGAGEVQIWTDIDGMHNNDPRYVEGTFPIRRMNFDEAAELAYFGAKILHPSTIQPCKDRGIPVLLKNSMAPDAPGTVISDAEVGGHVYRAVAAKDGITAVRIYSARMLMAYGFLRRVFEVFEKYRTPIDMITTSEVAVSLTVDSDCRLPEIIAELSELGTVEVDTGNSIVCIVGRLDHAEHGRAREIMEAAGDVPLKMISYGASHRSIALLTDTRNRTRLLRNLNDKLFGKDAE; from the coding sequence ATGATAAAGGTTTTGAAGTTCGGCGGTACCTCGGTCGGCAGTGCTGCCAATATGAGGAGAGTGGCCGACATCATCGTGCGCGAGGGGGCGTCGGTGACGGTGCTGTCGGCGATGTCCGGTACGACGGACACCCTGCAAAGAATAGCGTCGTTCGCGGCGGCAGGCGGCTGCGAAGAGGAGATTGCACTGCTTCTGGCCGGTCTGAAACGTAAATATGTACGGTGTGCCGGGGAGCTGCTTTCCGACGGATATGCCGATGCGTCGGCGGCGGTAGAGCGTACGATGGAGCGGGTGGCGGCGGAGGCTGCGGCCTATGCGGGCGAAGTGTCGCAGCGTACCATCATCGCACAGGGCGAACTGCTGACTACCGCCCTCTTTACCCTTTATATGAAAGAGCGCGGCTGTCGGGCCGAACTGCTCCATGCCCCGGCTTTCATGTACGGCGGCGAAGTGCGCGTGGACGGCGGAGTGTTGCGGCAGTCGGTGGCCGATGCTGCCCGAGGTGTGTATTATATTACGCAGGGTTTCATCTGTACCGGGCCGGACGGTCGGCTCGATAACCTCGGTCGCGGCGGCAGCGATTACAGTGCCGCCCTGATAGGAGCGGCGCTCGGTGCCGGCGAGGTACAGATATGGACCGATATCGACGGTATGCACAACAACGACCCGCGGTACGTGGAGGGGACATTCCCCATCCGCCGGATGAATTTCGATGAAGCGGCCGAACTCGCCTATTTCGGAGCGAAGATACTGCATCCCTCCACCATCCAGCCCTGCAAGGACCGGGGCATTCCCGTATTGCTGAAGAACAGCATGGCGCCCGATGCGCCCGGTACGGTTATATCCGACGCGGAGGTTGGCGGTCATGTTTACCGTGCCGTGGCGGCGAAGGACGGCATCACGGCGGTACGGATTTACTCTGCCCGGATGCTGATGGCCTACGGTTTTCTGCGCAGGGTATTCGAGGTATTCGAGAAGTATCGGACGCCGATAGACATGATAACGACTTCGGAGGTGGCCGTATCGCTGACGGTGGACAGCGACTGCCGGCTGCCGGAGATAATCGCCGAGCTTTCCGAACTGGGGACGGTGGAGGTGGATACGGGCAACTCCATCGTCTGCATCGTGGGTCGTCTGGACCATGCGGAACATGGGCGTGCACGGGAAATCATGGAGGCTGCGGGCGACGTACCGCTCAAGATGATTTCCTACGGTGCGAGCCACCGGAGCATCGCTCTGCTGACCGATACGCGCAACAGGACGCGTCTGTTGCGGAATCTTAACGACAAACTGTTCGGAAAGGATGCTGAGTAG
- the era gene encoding GTPase Era, with the protein MHRSGFVNIIGNPNVGKSTLMNALVGERLSIITSKAQTTRHRIMGIVNGDDFQIVYSDTPGILKPSYRLQESMMKFVAGALKDADVILYVTDTVERGDETSQRIVDGIAASGIPVIVVINKIDLTSQEALEELAARWRARLPEAEVVPVSALNGFNIGGLFDLILARLPEGEPYYPKDTLTDRTMRFFASEIIREKIFLNYQKEIPYSVEIAIDEYREEPGLDRISATVYVARESQKGILIGHKGEMLKRVGTAARIELEKFLGKKVFLQLYVKVSDNWRDSDSQLRRFGYSE; encoded by the coding sequence ATGCACAGGTCAGGTTTCGTCAATATCATAGGCAACCCCAATGTGGGGAAATCGACGCTTATGAATGCGCTCGTGGGAGAGCGTCTTTCCATCATCACCTCCAAGGCACAGACTACGCGCCACCGGATAATGGGTATCGTGAACGGCGACGATTTCCAGATTGTCTATTCCGATACGCCCGGTATCCTGAAGCCCAGTTACCGGCTTCAGGAGTCCATGATGAAGTTCGTCGCCGGGGCGCTGAAGGATGCCGACGTCATTCTTTACGTGACCGATACGGTGGAGCGGGGCGACGAAACTTCGCAGCGGATAGTGGACGGTATCGCCGCGAGCGGCATTCCCGTCATCGTGGTCATCAACAAGATTGACCTTACCTCCCAGGAGGCGCTGGAGGAACTCGCGGCACGGTGGCGGGCGCGGCTGCCGGAGGCCGAGGTGGTTCCCGTATCGGCGTTGAACGGGTTCAACATAGGAGGGCTGTTCGACCTGATTCTCGCCAGGCTTCCCGAAGGGGAACCTTATTATCCGAAGGATACGCTGACCGACCGGACGATGCGTTTCTTCGCTTCGGAGATAATCCGCGAGAAGATATTCCTCAACTACCAGAAGGAGATTCCGTACAGTGTGGAGATAGCGATAGACGAGTATCGGGAGGAGCCCGGTCTTGACCGCATTTCGGCTACCGTTTATGTGGCTCGCGAGTCGCAGAAAGGCATCCTCATCGGACATAAGGGCGAGATGTTGAAACGGGTGGGGACGGCCGCACGCATCGAACTCGAAAAGTTTCTCGGCAAGAAGGTGTTCCTGCAGCTTTACGTGAAGGTGAGCGACAACTGGCGGGATTCCGACAGCCAGCTCCGTCGCTTCGGCTATTCGGAATAG